The Methylobacterium currus genome contains a region encoding:
- a CDS encoding M20 aminoacylase family protein, with product MTVHASETERGIDPGILATVGEFIDLRRDLHRHPELAFREARTSGLVAERLDAWGYAVTTGLGGTGVVGVLRKGAGARRLGLRADMDALPIHECTGLPYASATEGAMHACGHDGHTAILLAAARRLAGAAFSGTLTLIFQPAEEIGAGARRLLDEGLFERFPVDAVFGLHNWPGVPRGQFGFVAGPAMAAVDKATIRVVGRGGHGASPHETVDPVVAASAIVLALQSVVSRNVDPREAAVISVGAIHGGEASNVIPDSVDLALTIRSFAHSVRDRLEERVTAITRAQAESYGARAEIDYRRGLPPLRNHPAETAFARDVALAAFGPERVAEDFRPRMASEDFAHLAAARPGSFLFVGNGDGPPLHSPGYDFDDALIAPAASYWVRLAQTFLA from the coding sequence ATGACGGTCCACGCGAGCGAGACGGAACGCGGGATCGACCCGGGCATCCTCGCGACGGTGGGCGAGTTCATCGACCTGCGGCGCGACCTTCATCGCCATCCCGAACTCGCCTTCCGGGAGGCCCGCACGAGCGGCCTCGTGGCCGAGCGGCTCGACGCCTGGGGCTACGCGGTGACGACCGGGCTCGGCGGCACCGGGGTGGTCGGGGTGCTGCGGAAGGGGGCGGGCGCGCGCCGGCTCGGCCTGCGGGCCGACATGGACGCGCTGCCGATCCACGAGTGCACCGGCCTGCCCTATGCCAGCGCCACGGAGGGCGCGATGCATGCCTGCGGCCATGACGGCCACACCGCGATCCTGCTCGCCGCCGCCCGGCGCCTCGCCGGGGCCGCGTTCTCCGGGACGCTGACCCTGATCTTCCAGCCCGCCGAGGAGATCGGCGCCGGCGCGCGCAGGCTCCTCGACGAGGGCCTGTTCGAGCGCTTCCCGGTCGACGCCGTGTTCGGCCTGCACAACTGGCCCGGCGTCCCGCGCGGGCAGTTCGGCTTCGTCGCCGGGCCGGCGATGGCGGCGGTGGACAAGGCGACGATCCGCGTCGTCGGCCGCGGCGGCCACGGCGCCAGCCCGCACGAGACCGTCGATCCGGTCGTGGCGGCCTCCGCCATCGTGCTCGCGCTCCAGAGCGTGGTGTCGCGCAACGTCGACCCGCGCGAGGCGGCGGTCATCAGCGTCGGGGCCATCCATGGCGGGGAAGCGTCCAACGTCATCCCCGACAGCGTCGACCTCGCGCTCACCATCCGCAGCTTCGCGCATTCCGTGCGCGACCGGCTGGAGGAGCGCGTCACCGCGATCACCCGCGCCCAGGCCGAGAGCTACGGCGCGCGCGCCGAGATCGACTATCGCCGCGGCCTGCCGCCCCTGCGCAACCACCCGGCGGAGACGGCCTTCGCCCGCGACGTGGCGCTCGCGGCCTTCGGGCCGGAGCGCGTTGCGGAGGATTTCCGCCCGCGGATGGCGAGCGAGGACTTCGCCCACCTGGCGGCGGCGCGCCCGGGCAGCTTCCTCTTCGTCGGCAACGGCGACGGGCCGCCGCTGCACAGTCCCGGCTACGATTTCGACGACGCCCTGATCGCGCCCGCCGCGAGCTACTGGGTCCGCCTCGCCCAGACCTTCCTCGCCTGA
- a CDS encoding LLM class flavin-dependent oxidoreductase, whose protein sequence is MSQTRLTFGLMLQGGGSHMNAWRHPSNPADASVNLDFFIRQARKAEQNSIAFAFVADGLYINEKSIPHFLNRFEPLTILSALAASTEKLGLVGTVSTSYSDPFTIARQFASLDLISGGRAGWNAVTSPLEGSGRNYSRPHPEHALRYEIAREHLDVVKGLWDSWDDDAFPRDRETGRFFDPSRLHRLDHVGRFFQVEGPLNIQRSAQGQPVVFQAGSSEAGIGLAGRHADAVFANHVPLAEAQALYRNLKASALAHGRPADDIRVFPGAGPIVGRTKAEAEEKYRAIRDLISIDDALAYLGRFFDHHDFTAYPLDAPFPDLGEIGRNSFRSTTDRIKRNAAEKGQTLREAALEAATPRTDLIGSAEAVAGELITRVEQRAADGFVLGFPVIGQGLDDFVDLVIPVLEARGVYDRTLPGKTLRDHLGLPRRESRYATGDVAPARRAGAR, encoded by the coding sequence ATGTCCCAGACCCGTCTCACCTTCGGCCTGATGCTCCAGGGCGGCGGCAGCCACATGAATGCGTGGCGCCACCCGAGCAACCCGGCCGACGCCAGCGTCAATCTCGACTTCTTCATCCGCCAGGCGCGCAAGGCGGAACAGAACAGCATCGCCTTCGCGTTCGTGGCCGACGGGCTCTACATCAACGAGAAGTCGATCCCGCACTTCCTCAACCGCTTCGAGCCGCTGACCATCCTGTCGGCGCTGGCGGCGAGCACCGAAAAACTCGGCCTCGTCGGCACGGTCTCGACCTCCTACAGCGACCCCTTCACCATCGCCCGGCAATTCGCCTCGCTCGACCTGATCAGCGGCGGCCGGGCCGGCTGGAACGCCGTGACCTCGCCGCTCGAAGGCTCGGGGCGGAACTACAGCCGGCCGCATCCCGAGCACGCGTTGCGCTACGAGATCGCGCGGGAACACCTCGACGTCGTGAAGGGCCTGTGGGATTCCTGGGACGACGATGCCTTCCCGCGCGACCGGGAGACCGGCCGCTTCTTCGACCCTTCGAGGCTGCACCGCCTCGACCACGTGGGGCGCTTCTTCCAGGTCGAGGGCCCGCTCAACATCCAGCGCTCGGCGCAAGGGCAGCCGGTGGTATTCCAGGCCGGCTCGTCCGAGGCCGGGATCGGGCTCGCCGGGCGCCACGCCGACGCGGTCTTCGCCAACCACGTGCCGCTGGCCGAGGCGCAGGCGCTCTACCGCAACCTCAAGGCGAGCGCGCTCGCCCATGGCCGCCCGGCGGACGACATCCGGGTGTTTCCCGGCGCCGGCCCGATCGTCGGCCGCACAAAGGCCGAGGCCGAGGAGAAGTACCGGGCGATCCGCGACCTGATCTCGATCGACGACGCGCTCGCCTATCTGGGCCGCTTCTTCGACCATCACGACTTCACCGCCTACCCGCTCGACGCGCCCTTCCCCGACCTCGGCGAGATCGGCCGCAACAGCTTCCGCTCCACCACCGACCGCATCAAGCGCAACGCCGCCGAGAAGGGCCAGACCCTGCGCGAGGCGGCGCTCGAGGCCGCGACCCCGCGCACCGACCTGATCGGCTCGGCCGAGGCGGTCGCAGGCGAGCTGATCACCCGCGTCGAGCAGAGGGCGGCGGACGGCTTCGTGCTGGGCTTCCCCGTGATCGGCCAGGGCCTCGACGACTTCGTCGACCTCGTGATCCCGGTGCTGGAGGCGCGCGGCGTCTACGACCGCACGCTGCCGGGAAAAACCCTGCGCGACCATCTCGGCCTGCCGCGCCGCGAGAGCCGCTACGCCACCGGGGACGTGGCGCCGGCGCGCCGGGCTGGCGCACGATGA